A window of the Miscanthus floridulus cultivar M001 chromosome 14, ASM1932011v1, whole genome shotgun sequence genome harbors these coding sequences:
- the LOC136506009 gene encoding AT-hook motif nuclear-localized protein 7-like: protein MEGREGIAVAGGHESGHGLFRADISMTEAHEAAKGYHFSPSSPSTSPTPSPPPDAAAGHGGDATPTPLAWSLGGDKPSEATGNNGVQTAAQTEHANLSSGRRRGRPRGSGRRQILATLGEWYALSAGGSFTPHVIIVGTGEDVAARIMSFSQKGPRSVCILSANGTISNVTLRQPDPSGSTFTYEGRFEILQLMGSFTMAEEGRRRTGGLSVSLAGPDGRVVGGVVAGMLRAASPIQVIVGSFLPNSLKQHQRRMSLQQQQPPSVPALPAPPAPVAPPPVLTAAMPISQAGPGNGFHAPPPSAAPPPQPHGSTEHGTMNLNTTTGGFTMIGWPASSPPMLHRASPDINVSLTPQE from the exons ATGGAGGGAAGGGAGGGCATTGCAGTGGCAGGTGGCCATGAATCCGGCCACGGTCTGTTTAGAGCAGACATTTCCATGACAGAGGCGCATGAAGCAGCGAAGGGGTACCACTTCTCTCCCTCCTCGCCGTCGACGTCCCCCACTCCGTCCCCGCCACCAGATGCTGCTGCTGGCCACGGTGGGGATGCCACTCCAACTCCGCTAGCCTGGAGTCTGGGTGGGGACAAGCCGAGCGAGGCCACCGGGAACAACGGCGTGCAGACGGCCGCGCAGACTGAGCACGCCAACCTGAGCTCCGGACGCCGCCGGGGCCGGCCGCGCGGTTCCGGGAGGCGCCAGATCCTCGCCACCCTAG GGGAATGGTACGCCCTGTCAGCCGGAGGGAGCTTCACACCTCATGTGATCATCGTGGGTACTGGGGAG GATGTGGCGGCGCGCATAATGTCGTTTTCTCAGAAGGGTCCACGCTCGGTCTGCATCCTCTCTGCAAATGGGACAATCTCTAATGTAACACTGAGGCAGCCGGATCCATCTGGTAGCACCTTCACCTACGAG GGCCGTTTCGAGATTCTGCAATTGATGGGCTCCTTCACAATGGCTGAGGAAGGTCGTCGGAGAACCGGGGGGCTCAGTGTCTCTCTTGCTGGCCCTGATGGCCGTGTAGTTGGCGGCGTAGTGGCTGGGATGCTGCGTGCTGCTAGTCCTATACAG GTGATCGTGGGGAGCTTCCTGCCCAACAGTCTGAAGCAGCATCAGAGGAGGATGagcttgcagcagcagcagccaccttCTGTCCCGGCACTACCAGCACCACCAGCACCTGTGGCTCCCCCTCCTGTGCTCACTGCCGCTATGCCAATCTCCCAGGCAGGTCCCGGCAACGGCTTCCACGCACCGCCACCCTCCGCCGCCCCGCCTCCACAACCCCATGGCAGCACAGAGCACGGCACCATGAACCTGAACACGACGACGGGGGGCTTCACCATGATTGGCTGGCCTGCGAGCTCCCCGCCCATGCTGCACAGGGCCTCTCCTGACATCAACGTCAGCTTGACTCCCCAGGAGTAG